From a region of the Odocoileus virginianus isolate 20LAN1187 ecotype Illinois chromosome 1, Ovbor_1.2, whole genome shotgun sequence genome:
- the WNT16 gene encoding protein Wnt-16, producing MDRAALLGLSRLCALWAAVFALFPCGAQGNWMWLGIASFGVPEKLGCANLPLNSRQKELCKRKPYLLPSIREGARLGIQECRSQFRHERWNCLVAAAAPPGTSPLFGYELSSGTKETAFIYAVMAAGLVHSVTRSCSAGNMTECSCDTTLQNGGSASEGWHWGGCSDDVQYGMWFSRKFLDFPIRNTTAKESQVLLAMNLHNNEAGRQAVAKLMSLDCRCHGVSGSCAVKTCWKTMSSFEKIGHLLKDKYENSVQISDKIKRKMHRREKDQRKIPIRKDDLLYVNKSPNYCVEDKKLGIPGTQGRECNRTSEGADGCNLLCCGRGYNTHVVRHVERCECKFIWCCYVRCRRCESMTDVHTCK from the exons ATGGACAGAGCAGCGCTCCTGGGACTGTCCCGCCTGTGCGCGCTGTGGGCAGCCGTGTTCGCGCTGTTCCCCTGCGGAGCCCAAGGAAACTGGAT GTGGTTGGGCATCGCCTCCTTTGGGGTTCCGGAGAAGCTGGGCTGTGCCAACTTGCCTCTGAACAGCCGCCAGAAGGAGCTGTGCAAGAGGAAACCGTACCTGCTGCCCAGCATCCGCGAGGGCGCCCGGCTGGGCATTCAGGAGTGCAGAAGCCAGTTCAGGCACGAGAGATGGAACTGCCTGGtggccgccgccgccccgccggGCACCAGCCCTCTCTTTGGCTACGAGCTGAGCAGCG GCACCAAGGAAACAGCATTTATTTATGCTGTGATGGCTGCAGGCCTGGTGCATTCTGTGACCAGGTCATGCAGCGCAGGCAACATGACTGAGTGTTCCTGTGACACCACCTTGCAGAACGGCGGCTCAGCGAGTGAAGGTTGGCACTGGGGGGGATGCTCCGATGATGTCCAGTATGGCATGTGGTTCAGCAGAAAGTTCCTAGATTTCCCCATCAGAAACACCACGGCCAAGGAAAGCCAAGTACTGTTAGCAATGAACCTACATAACAATGAAGCTGGAAGGCAG GCTGTCGCCAAGTTGATGTCTTTAGACTGCCGTTGTCACGGAGTTTCCGGCTCCTGTGCTGTGAAAACATGCTGGAAAACCATGTCTTCTTTTGAAAAGATTGGCCATCTGTTGAAGGATAAATATGAAAACAGTGTCCAAATCTCAgacaaaataaagaggaaaatgcaCAGAAGAGAGAAAGATCAGAGGAAAATACCAATCCGCAAGGATGATCTGCTCTACGTCAATAAGTCTCCCAATTACTGTGTTGAGGATAAGAAACTCGGGATTCCAGGGACTCAAGGCAGAGAGTGCAACCGCACGTCGGAGGGCGCCGATGGCTGCAACCTCCTGTGCTGTGGCCGAGGCTACAACACCCATGTGGTCAGGCACGTGGAGAGATGTGAGTGCAAATTTATCTGGTGCTGTTACGTCCGCTGCAGGAGGTGTGAAAGCATGACTGATGTCCACACTTGCAAGTAA